One stretch of Fictibacillus sp. b24 DNA includes these proteins:
- a CDS encoding ABC transporter permease translates to MSFMDILALIIPAAIVSAAPLIFTALGGVFSERSGVVNIGLEGLMLFGAFTGAVTIYYGEQFGLDGAAPWVSFIVAMIVGALFASIHAVASISLKADQVVSGVAINFLAAGLAIFLTKKIFNAGQTPVISERISKSDIPFLSDIPIIGKLFFSNAYLTSYLAVFVALIVWYVLYKTPFGLRLRSVGEHPMAADTMGINVKKMRYVGVLLSGALAGLGGAVYVASISGNFTHSTITGQGFMALAAMIFGKWHPLGALGAALFFGLAQAISISGAQIPGLQDIPKVFLLIAPYVLTILALAGLVGRADAPKALGTPYEKGKR, encoded by the coding sequence ATGAGTTTTATGGATATTCTAGCACTAATCATACCTGCTGCGATCGTGTCAGCTGCGCCTTTAATCTTTACCGCTCTTGGTGGTGTTTTTAGTGAACGTTCAGGAGTCGTAAATATCGGATTAGAAGGTCTTATGCTTTTTGGTGCATTTACAGGAGCCGTAACAATTTATTACGGTGAACAGTTTGGATTAGATGGAGCAGCACCATGGGTTAGTTTTATTGTTGCTATGATCGTAGGAGCACTTTTTGCATCTATTCATGCAGTCGCAAGTATCTCTTTAAAAGCAGATCAAGTTGTTAGTGGTGTAGCCATTAACTTTTTAGCTGCAGGTCTAGCGATCTTCTTGACGAAAAAGATCTTTAATGCAGGACAAACACCTGTTATTTCAGAACGTATCTCAAAAAGTGATATTCCATTCTTGTCAGATATTCCGATTATCGGAAAACTATTTTTCTCAAATGCTTATCTGACTTCTTATCTAGCAGTATTTGTAGCCTTAATCGTTTGGTATGTTCTTTACAAAACACCATTTGGTCTTCGTCTTCGATCTGTAGGAGAACACCCGATGGCTGCAGATACGATGGGGATCAACGTTAAAAAGATGCGTTATGTTGGGGTTTTATTAAGTGGAGCTCTTGCTGGACTCGGTGGAGCTGTTTATGTGGCTTCTATTTCAGGTAACTTCACGCACTCCACGATTACGGGGCAAGGTTTCATGGCACTTGCTGCCATGATCTTTGGTAAATGGCATCCACTTGGTGCTTTAGGAGCTGCTTTATTCTTCGGTCTCGCTCAAGCAATCAGTATCTCAGGAGCGCAGATTCCAGGCCTGCAAGACATTCCGAAAGTATTCTTGCTTATCGCTCCGTACGTTCTTACGATATTAGCTTTGGCTGGTCTAGTAGGACGTGCTGACGCACCTAAAGCATTAGGTACTCCTTACGAAAAAGGAAAACGATAA
- the yfmF gene encoding EF-P 5-aminopentanol modification-associated protein YfmF has product MVNHKKTDLHGMTVHTIETKKYKTTSFILQIKEAINEKNVTKRALLAYVLQSGTKDFPSSKELRSALDDLYGATLSADLSKKGENQVISIRMEVANEKFLSNSEPVLDKAFHLLSQVLLAPAVENGVFKEGIVKKEKRSLKQQIESIYDDKMRYANKRLLEEMYESEPYRLNVYGNENEVDGITPKDLFNYYQEVVQSDKVDLYVIGDISTDEMVEKVKKHFRFSKDRNEKEEQASAAKDEKRISDIKEIFEEQDVQQGKLHMGYRTYTTYGDPDYFALQVFNGIFGGFSHSKLFMNVREKESLAYYAASRFESHKGAVFVMSGIETGNYEKAVKIIKEQHEEIKNGNITDAEFDQTKAMINNQVLETIDHPIGLSEVLYHNVVAGTNRSIEEWMEGIKSVTKEDVVKVAEKVKLDTIFFLKGAATNGNENV; this is encoded by the coding sequence ATAGTTAACCATAAAAAAACAGATCTTCATGGTATGACTGTACATACGATTGAAACAAAAAAGTATAAGACGACTTCGTTTATTCTTCAAATTAAAGAAGCCATCAATGAGAAAAACGTAACAAAGAGGGCATTGTTGGCTTATGTATTGCAGAGCGGTACGAAAGATTTTCCATCTTCAAAAGAGCTTAGGAGTGCTCTTGATGACCTTTATGGAGCTACGCTTTCAGCGGATCTTTCAAAAAAAGGTGAAAATCAAGTGATCAGCATCCGAATGGAAGTTGCCAACGAAAAGTTTTTATCTAATTCCGAACCCGTTTTAGATAAAGCGTTTCATTTATTATCTCAAGTATTGTTAGCACCTGCAGTCGAAAATGGTGTTTTTAAAGAAGGTATTGTAAAGAAAGAAAAACGCAGCCTCAAACAGCAAATCGAATCCATCTATGATGACAAGATGAGGTATGCGAATAAACGCCTATTAGAAGAGATGTATGAATCTGAACCATATCGTTTAAACGTTTATGGTAATGAGAATGAAGTTGATGGTATTACACCAAAAGATTTATTTAATTATTATCAAGAAGTTGTACAAAGCGATAAAGTAGATCTTTATGTAATAGGCGACATTTCAACAGATGAAATGGTGGAAAAAGTAAAAAAGCACTTCCGTTTCTCTAAAGACCGTAATGAAAAAGAAGAGCAAGCTTCAGCAGCAAAAGACGAAAAAAGAATTTCAGATATAAAGGAAATCTTTGAAGAACAAGATGTGCAGCAAGGAAAGCTGCATATGGGTTACAGAACATATACCACTTATGGTGATCCAGACTATTTTGCTCTTCAAGTGTTTAACGGTATTTTCGGAGGATTCTCACACTCCAAATTATTTATGAACGTACGTGAAAAAGAAAGTCTCGCGTATTATGCAGCTTCCCGATTTGAAAGCCATAAAGGGGCTGTTTTCGTAATGAGCGGAATTGAAACAGGTAACTATGAAAAGGCTGTTAAGATCATTAAAGAACAGCATGAAGAGATCAAGAACGGTAACATAACTGATGCTGAATTCGATCAAACAAAAGCAATGATCAACAATCAGGTGCTAGAAACCATCGACCACCCGATCGGCTTATCTGAAGTACTGTACCATAACGTTGTTGCAGGTACGAATCGATCTATTGAAGAATGGATGGAAGGAATTAAGAGTGTAACGAAAGAGGACGTTGTGAAAGTAGCTGAAAAAGTAAAGCTCGATACCATTTTCTTTTTGAAAGGAGCAGCCACAAATGGGAATGAAAACGTTTGA
- the yfmH gene encoding EF-P 5-aminopentanol modification-associated protein YfmH, translating into MGMKTFDQLDETLHFEELQNGLKVYVLEKKGFNKTYATFTTHYGSVDNHFKPLGKNEDVKVPDGIAHFLEHKLFEKEHGDVFQDFSKQGASANAFTTFNRTAYLFSTTGDVKKNLTTLIDFVQEPYFTEKTVEKEKGIIGQEIRMYDDNPDWRVYFGLIENMYHHHPVKIDIAGTEKSIAKITKDDLYECYETFYHPSNMILFIVGPVNAEDILNFVKDNQSQKTFKEKAPIERFFDEEPATVAKEKKVIEMTVQTPKCYMGYKEAAPNRKGKELMRHELSVNLLLEMMFGKSSPNYETLYEEGLIDQTFSFDYTEENGFGFSMLGGDTQSPDDFVERISNMVESFKEQPIAEDSFERARKKKIGAFLRSLNSPEFIANQFTRYAFNEMDLFDVIPVFESLKVSDVEEVLQNHFKKDALTVCQVRKKKS; encoded by the coding sequence ATGGGAATGAAAACGTTTGATCAATTAGATGAAACCCTCCATTTTGAAGAACTTCAGAATGGATTAAAAGTGTATGTGTTAGAAAAGAAAGGGTTCAATAAAACGTATGCTACCTTCACCACACATTATGGTTCGGTAGATAATCATTTTAAGCCGCTTGGTAAGAATGAAGACGTAAAAGTACCAGATGGCATTGCCCATTTTCTTGAACACAAGCTTTTTGAAAAAGAACATGGAGATGTATTCCAAGATTTCAGCAAGCAAGGTGCATCAGCAAACGCTTTTACGACCTTTAACAGAACAGCTTACCTTTTTTCAACTACAGGTGACGTGAAAAAGAACTTAACGACGCTGATCGACTTTGTTCAAGAGCCTTATTTTACAGAAAAAACCGTTGAGAAGGAAAAAGGAATCATCGGTCAAGAAATTAGAATGTACGATGATAACCCTGACTGGCGCGTTTACTTTGGCCTGATTGAAAACATGTATCATCATCATCCTGTTAAGATCGATATTGCAGGCACAGAAAAATCAATCGCTAAGATTACGAAGGATGACCTTTATGAATGCTATGAGACATTCTATCATCCGAGCAACATGATTTTATTTATCGTTGGGCCCGTGAATGCTGAAGATATTCTAAACTTTGTAAAAGACAACCAATCACAAAAAACATTCAAAGAAAAAGCTCCTATCGAGAGATTCTTTGATGAAGAACCTGCAACGGTTGCCAAAGAGAAAAAAGTAATCGAGATGACTGTTCAAACACCAAAGTGCTATATGGGATATAAGGAAGCAGCACCGAACAGAAAAGGCAAAGAACTCATGCGTCATGAGCTCAGTGTCAACCTGCTTTTAGAAATGATGTTTGGAAAAAGTTCACCGAATTACGAAACGTTGTATGAGGAAGGGTTGATCGATCAGACATTCTCTTTTGATTACACAGAAGAAAACGGATTTGGATTTAGTATGCTTGGCGGGGATACACAGTCTCCAGATGATTTCGTCGAAAGAATATCTAACATGGTAGAGTCTTTTAAAGAACAGCCAATTGCTGAAGATTCATTTGAACGTGCTCGTAAAAAGAAGATTGGTGCTTTTTTAAGATCGTTAAATTCTCCTGAATTCATCGCAAATCAATTTACTCGTTATGCTTTCAATGAGATGGATTTATTTGATGTAATCCCTGTATTTGAATCACTGAAAGTAAGTGATGTAGAAGAAGTTCTTCAGAATCACTTTAAAAAAGATGCGTTGACGGTTTGCCAAGTTCGAAAAAAGAAGTCATAA